In the genome of Aspergillus luchuensis IFO 4308 DNA, chromosome 2, nearly complete sequence, one region contains:
- a CDS encoding uncharacterized protein (COG:O;~EggNog:ENOG410Q2F5;~SECRETED:SignalP(1-18)) — MRLLNLASFLCLLGSTQALSLGQRCLEALNTMSTVPGQYIATIERDTCSWGCKPRPEEWDTVFEGVIQKVVEDGARYTGIDDPKAQAAFASYLNDVFQNVNSKCGGRLGDDNLCNDSPQTAALKQCVDDNAKWAATTAALRLVGYLSEDRCEKVSDYFKSEQLWNKDLPNRSQVYVQNC, encoded by the coding sequence ATGCGCCTCCTCAATCTTGCCTCATTTCTGTGTCTGCTCGGATCCACTCAGGCCCTATCATTAGGCCAACGCTGTCTCGAAGCACTCAATACCATGAGCACCGTTCCCGGCCAATACATCGCGACCATCGAGCGGGATACATGCAGTTGGGGCTGCAAACCTCGGCCAGAGGAATGGGATACGGTGTTCGAAGGGGTCATCCAAaaggttgttgaagatgggGCGCGATACACTGGCATTGACGATCCCAAGGCGCAGGCTGCTTTCGCAAGCTACCTGAATGACGTCTTCCAAAATGTCAACAGCAAATGTGGTGGTCGCCTCGGCGATGACAATCTGTGCAACGATTCTCCCCAAACGGCGGCCCTGAAGCAATGCGTCGATGATAACGCCAAGTGGGCAGCAACGACAGCTGCCTTGCGGCTGGTGGGCTATTTGTCCGAGGACAGGTGCGAGAAGGTATCGGATTACTTCAAGAGTGAGCAGCTGTGGAACAAGGATTTGCCGAACAGGTCACAGGTCTATGTTCAGAATTGTTAG
- a CDS encoding uncharacterized protein (COG:S;~EggNog:ENOG410PSA8;~InterPro:IPR036864,IPR001138;~PFAM:PF00172;~TransMembrane:1 (o539-560i);~go_function: GO:0000981 - DNA-binding transcription factor activity, RNA polymerase II-specific [Evidence IEA];~go_function: GO:0008270 - zinc ion binding [Evidence IEA];~go_process: GO:0006355 - regulation of transcription, DNA-templated [Evidence IEA]) codes for MKRKAALQLPHTSRRAPRQDPVSCDSCRHKKIKCDRQQPCGSCSARRLACIYGRPEAARAPNPSPAGAMQTPPTSSSSVPPGAENVPTGPTEAPLRPSNRESLLTADWLENIHMADRVPTATPKWFRDELDDSVRGRNLSVNQETGPARPLLSLPYMNRSAINENPASVNLIDFVPPKSEALNLFRYYHRYVDYLYHILVPKCVEDQIDGIYCCIESGKPVDLSHLALLFGILASSLCLQQTVVASSDVGDRSREFAFLTGAALIQSHYSLSPTLVGLQATMVVMHNVSNWNIPPSVSGLFVHGAIVSQAKSLMLHCIDSPRFRNEREGSDYNPVDLELKRRIWWDLTSFDWLLGFLPGPQEWTYLIQPRHMNVNQPLNIDDSAMRREMVSLPSSTPTDMSFFLQRLKLASVSREVVDATSYEHLHGLEPQYEKVLELDRKFHQAVAEIPDFFRLDPSSRRRFASLYEERPTIAWQGCLLQQGFFSRLCRLHRDFFIRGAREPAYSYSHVICLQSARKVLEIKRIMDGNEPNYTPPNSVVWSVMHHVFAAAVILLLDVCFNWDDILAEKRKEEVLEACRMLSKAQESSALVREGINAMMGVLQKHWRTGKLQRSDETPLVTPHGNDAVRSHPGHTQAYAQPLSTELSNVPSHPPDASTDDVPQERHLEDIWTEMLETGNDLALDTADWTELLNELADPELSRG; via the exons ATGAAGCGCAAGGCTGCATTACAATTGCCGCATACCTCCAGACGCGCTCCCAGGCAGGACCCCGTATCTTGCGACTCTTGTCGACACAAGAAAATCAAATGCGATCGTCAGCAGCCATGCGGCAGTTGCTCCGCGCGCCGATTGGCGTGCATTTATGGGAGACCAGAGGCTGCAAGGGCTCCGAACCCATCACCGGCTGGCGCAATGCAGACACCCCCTACGAGTAGCTCAAGTGTGCCCCCGGGAGCCGAAAATGTTCCTACCGGACCTACTGAAGCTCCATTGCGGCCAAGCAATCGGGAGTCGCTACTCACAGCGGACTGGCTGGAGAACATCCACATGGCTGACCGAGTGCCAACAGCAACCCCGAAATGGTTTCGAGATGAACTAGACGATTCGGTAAGAGGGCGCAACTTAAGCGTGAACCAGGAGACAGGGCCTGCAAGACCATTACTGTCATTGCCATACATGAATCGGTCTGCCATCAACGAGAATCCGGCGTCGGTTAACTTGATTGACTTTGTCCCCCCAAAATCGGAGGCTTTGAATCTCTTTCGATATTATCATCGTTACGTCGACTATCTCTACCATATCCTTGTCCCCAAGTGCGTGGAAGACCAAATAGATGGCATCTACTGTTGCATCGAAAGTGGCAAGCCCGTCGACCTCAGCCATTTGGCGCTTCTTTTCGGCATCCTAGCCAGCTCTCTATGTCTGCAGCAAACTGTGGTGGCATCTTCCGATGTAGGAGATCGAAGCCGAGAGTTTGCCTTCCTTACTGGTGCCGCGTTGATCCAGAGCCATTACTCCCTGTCTCCGACGCTCGTGGGCTTGCAGGCCACCATGGTGGTCATGCATAATGTCTCCAACTGGAACATTCCACCGTCTGTGAGCGGTCTCTTTGTGCACGGTGCTATCGTCAGCCAAGCAAAGAGTCTTATGCTCCATTGCATTGACTCTCCACGGTTTCGGAATGAGAGGGAGGGATCTGATTACAATCCAGTAGATCTGGAACTCAAGAGACGGATTTGGTGGGATCTGACGTCTTTCGACTG GCTGCTGGGCTTCCTCCCTGGCCCTCAAGAGTGGACGTATCTCATCCAGCCGCGCCACATGAACGTCAACCAACCCTTAAATATAGATGACAGCGCAATGCGTCGCGAAATGGTATCACTGCCAAGTTCCACACCAACAGACAtgtccttcttccttcaacgTCTGAAACTAGCGTCTGTCAGCCGAGAGGTTGTTGATGCAACATCCTACGAGCACCTGCATGGCTTGGAGCCACAATACGAAAAAGTCCTCGAGCTAGACCGAAAGTTCCATCAAGCTGTGGCTGAAATACCTGATTTCTTCCGGCTGGATCCATCATCTAGACGGCGGTTTGCTTCGCTGTACGAAGAGCGCCCGACCATTGCCTGGCAAGGCTGTCTCCTGCAACAGGGTTTCTTCTCGCGTTTGTGCCGCCTACATCgtgacttcttcatcagagGAGCTCGTGAACCGGCATACTCCTACTCCCATGTTATTTGTCTACAGTCTGCCCGAAAGGTACTGGAGATCAAGAGGATCATGGATGGAAACGAACCGAACTATACTCCGCCAAACTCTGTCGTCTGGTCTGTGATGCATCATGTCTTTGCTGCCGCCGTGATACTATTGCTGGACGTGTGCTTCAACTGGGACGATATACTCGCTGAGAAACGAAAGGAAGAAGTGCTAGAGGCCTGCCGCATGCTGAGCAAGGCACAAGAATCGTCTGCCCTTGTCAGAGAAGGAATCAATGCAATGATGGGCGTTTTGCAAAAGCATTGGAGGACCGGAAAGCTGCAGCGGAGTGACGAGACCCCCCTTGTTACTCCACATGGGAATGACGCAGTGCGTTCTCATCCGGGTCATACACAGGCTTACGCCCAACCTCTCAGTACTGAATTAAGCAATGTCCCTTCACATCCCCCAGATGCCAGCACCGATGATGTTCCCCAAGAGAGGCATTTAGAGGACATATGGACCGAGATGCTTGAGACAGGCAACGACCTAGCTCTGGACACTGCAGACTGGACGGAATTGTTGAATGAGCTGGCAGACCCGGAGTTGTCTCGGGGATAA